The Granulicella sibirica genome has a segment encoding these proteins:
- a CDS encoding phosphoketolase family protein, whose translation MSTMTAPAPSSSSKNVETTPLTAEEARKMNAYWRACNYLCAGMIYLRDNPLLREPLKVEHIKNRLLGHWGSDPGQTFTWVHLNRLIKKYDLELMYIAGPGHGAPATLSNSYLEGVYSEVYPAMSQDITGMQKFFKQFSFPGGIGSHCTPETPGSIHEGGELGYSISHAFGAAFDNPNLIVACMVGDGEAETGPLATSWHSNKFLNPIYDGAVLPILHLNGYKIANPTILARISPEELESLLKGYGWTPYFVEGSDPDTMHQKMAGILEHVILDIRAIQQKARSAAPGTPTERPRWPMIVLRTPKGWTDPTEIDGHKLEGSWRSHQVPITDPLTNPAHLALVEAWLRSYKPEELFDESGALIPELQELPPKGTSRISGSPHANGGALRKPLHMPDFRDYAETFELPGQLEVSSTERLGAFLRDVMRANMTNFRVFGPDETASNKLQVIYEASGKTWMNAMLPEDADGGDLSTSGRVMEMLSEHTLEGWFEGYVLTGRHGFFSSYEAFVHIIDSMFNQHAKWLEKSKLELRWRAPVSSINLLITSLVWRQDHNGFTHQDPGFLDIVTNKSPEITRIYLPPDANCLLSVADHCLRSVDYVNVIVADKAAHLQYLNMDDAVRHCTKGIGIWDFASNDTGQEPDVVMACAGDIPTSESLAAVAILREKCPSLKIRFINVVDLFRLMPEREHPHGLSEREFDSLFTVDKPVIFNFHAYASLIHKLTYKRTNHDNFHVRGYKEKGNINTPLELAILNQVDRFNLAIDVIDRVPSLQVTAAHTKEWLKDQITDSISYSHDNGIDRPEIRNWKWPIA comes from the coding sequence ATGAGCACCATGACCGCCCCCGCCCCATCCTCCTCCTCCAAAAACGTCGAAACCACTCCCCTGACCGCCGAAGAAGCACGAAAAATGAACGCCTACTGGCGCGCGTGCAACTACCTCTGCGCCGGCATGATCTATCTCCGCGACAACCCTCTTCTCCGCGAGCCGCTCAAGGTTGAGCACATCAAGAACCGCCTCCTCGGCCACTGGGGTTCCGATCCAGGCCAGACCTTCACCTGGGTCCACCTGAACCGCCTGATCAAAAAGTACGATCTCGAACTCATGTACATCGCCGGCCCCGGTCACGGCGCACCAGCAACCCTTTCCAACTCCTACCTCGAAGGTGTCTATTCCGAGGTCTACCCCGCGATGAGCCAGGACATCACGGGCATGCAGAAGTTCTTCAAGCAGTTCTCCTTCCCCGGCGGCATCGGAAGCCACTGCACTCCCGAAACCCCAGGCTCGATCCACGAGGGCGGCGAACTCGGCTACAGCATCTCCCACGCCTTCGGAGCAGCCTTCGACAACCCGAACCTCATCGTCGCCTGCATGGTCGGCGACGGCGAAGCCGAAACCGGCCCGCTTGCCACATCCTGGCACTCCAACAAATTTCTCAACCCCATCTACGACGGCGCCGTCCTTCCGATCCTTCACCTCAACGGCTACAAGATCGCGAACCCCACCATCCTCGCCCGCATCTCGCCCGAGGAACTCGAAAGCCTCCTCAAGGGCTACGGCTGGACCCCATACTTTGTCGAGGGCAGCGATCCCGACACCATGCACCAGAAGATGGCCGGCATCCTCGAGCACGTCATCCTCGACATTCGCGCAATTCAGCAAAAGGCCCGCTCCGCGGCTCCCGGCACCCCCACCGAGCGTCCCCGTTGGCCCATGATCGTTCTGCGCACTCCCAAGGGCTGGACAGACCCCACCGAGATCGACGGCCACAAGCTCGAAGGCTCCTGGCGCTCCCACCAGGTTCCCATCACCGACCCCCTCACCAACCCCGCGCACCTCGCTCTCGTCGAGGCTTGGCTCCGCAGCTACAAGCCCGAGGAACTCTTCGACGAGTCCGGCGCCCTCATCCCCGAGTTACAGGAACTCCCCCCCAAAGGCACAAGCCGCATCAGCGGAAGTCCCCACGCCAACGGCGGTGCCCTTCGTAAGCCTCTCCACATGCCGGACTTCCGCGACTACGCCGAGACGTTCGAACTTCCCGGCCAGCTCGAAGTCTCCTCCACCGAGCGCCTCGGCGCATTCCTTCGTGACGTCATGCGCGCCAACATGACCAACTTTCGCGTCTTCGGTCCCGACGAAACCGCCTCCAACAAGCTCCAGGTCATCTACGAAGCCAGCGGCAAAACCTGGATGAACGCGATGCTCCCCGAAGATGCGGACGGCGGCGATCTCTCCACCTCCGGCCGTGTCATGGAGATGCTCAGCGAACACACTCTCGAAGGCTGGTTCGAAGGCTACGTCCTCACCGGACGTCACGGCTTCTTCTCCAGCTACGAGGCCTTCGTCCACATCATCGACTCCATGTTCAACCAGCACGCCAAGTGGCTCGAAAAGAGCAAGCTCGAACTCCGCTGGCGCGCCCCCGTCTCTTCCATCAACCTGCTCATCACGTCGCTCGTCTGGCGTCAGGACCACAACGGCTTCACCCACCAGGATCCCGGCTTCCTGGACATCGTCACCAACAAGAGCCCCGAGATCACTCGCATCTACCTCCCGCCAGACGCCAACTGCCTCCTCAGCGTCGCCGACCACTGCCTCCGCTCCGTCGACTACGTCAACGTGATCGTCGCCGACAAAGCCGCCCACCTCCAGTACCTCAACATGGATGACGCCGTCCGACACTGCACCAAGGGCATCGGCATATGGGATTTCGCCAGTAACGACACCGGCCAGGAACCAGACGTCGTCATGGCCTGTGCCGGAGACATTCCCACCTCGGAGTCTCTGGCCGCAGTAGCCATCCTGCGCGAAAAATGCCCGTCGCTGAAGATCCGCTTCATCAACGTGGTCGATCTCTTCCGCCTGATGCCCGAACGCGAACACCCTCACGGCCTCTCGGAACGAGAGTTCGACTCCCTCTTCACCGTCGACAAGCCGGTCATCTTCAACTTCCACGCCTACGCATCACTCATCCACAAGCTGACGTACAAGCGCACCAACCACGATAACTTCCACGTTCGCGGCTACAAGGAGAAGGGCAACATCAACACGCCCCTGGAGCTAGCCATCCTCAATCAGGTCGATCGCTTCAACCTCGCCATCGACGTCATCGACCGTGTTCCGTCACTGCAAGTCACAGCCGCCCACACGAAGGAATGGCTGAAGGATCAGATCACCGACTCCATCAGCTACTCCCACGACAACGGCATCGACCGGCCCGAAATTCGCAACTGGAAGTGGCCCATCGCCTGA
- a CDS encoding NAD(P)-dependent oxidoreductase produces MKVVLYGATGKSGAVILKELVDRGHTVVAAARKPENVDKLPNVTAVQDDLTDLATTTSIIQGADAVVSALGPPPENTDALLAPSALLVSAIEQAGGPRLIVVGGAGSLFVAPGVTLHESGYLPAPYLPISATHVQLLESIKKSSIDWTYFSPAGFFEPGERTGKFRLGKDDLIADATGTSRISFEDYAIALVDELEKPRHHKARFTIGY; encoded by the coding sequence ATGAAAGTCGTACTCTACGGAGCTACCGGAAAGTCCGGAGCCGTTATCCTCAAGGAACTCGTTGACCGTGGTCACACCGTCGTAGCCGCGGCCCGCAAGCCGGAAAATGTCGACAAACTCCCCAACGTCACCGCGGTTCAGGACGATCTCACGGACCTCGCCACCACCACCTCTATCATCCAGGGAGCAGACGCCGTTGTCTCCGCCCTTGGCCCTCCGCCCGAAAATACAGACGCCCTTCTCGCTCCCAGCGCCCTTCTCGTTAGCGCCATCGAGCAGGCAGGCGGCCCCCGCCTCATCGTCGTCGGCGGAGCAGGCAGCCTTTTCGTCGCCCCCGGTGTCACCCTGCATGAGTCCGGCTACCTGCCCGCTCCCTACCTGCCCATCAGCGCCACCCATGTCCAACTCCTTGAATCCATCAAGAAGAGCAGCATCGACTGGACCTACTTCAGCCCTGCGGGCTTCTTCGAGCCAGGCGAGCGCACCGGCAAGTTCCGCCTCGGCAAGGATGACCTCATCGCCGACGCCACCGGCACAAGCCGCATCTCGTTCGAGGACTACGCCATCGCCCTGGTCGACGAACTCGAAAAGCCGCGGCACCACAAAGCCCGCTTCACCATCGGCTATTAA
- a CDS encoding YceI family protein: MNRRLFTATFAALLLSGTSAFAQSSTWTIDKNHSQINFQIRHMGVSNVRGSISGVTGEIVWDEKDPSKDSVTATATTSTVTTNNEKRDAHLKSPDFFNVEKSPTLTFKSTKVFSEGGKLKVIGDLTLGGVTKSTTLEVDGPSAPQPGQNGKVVTGLSVTGQIKRSDFGFGQKFTAPVLGDDVQFTIDVEAGK, from the coding sequence ATGAACCGCCGCCTTTTTACCGCTACCTTCGCTGCTCTTCTGCTTTCGGGAACGAGCGCTTTTGCGCAGAGTTCTACCTGGACCATCGACAAGAACCACTCACAGATCAACTTCCAGATCCGCCACATGGGCGTGAGCAACGTTCGCGGCTCGATCAGCGGCGTAACCGGTGAGATCGTGTGGGACGAGAAGGATCCTTCGAAGGACAGTGTGACCGCGACCGCCACGACCTCGACGGTAACGACGAACAACGAGAAGCGCGATGCGCACCTGAAGTCGCCTGACTTTTTCAACGTGGAGAAGTCCCCAACGCTGACCTTCAAGTCGACCAAGGTCTTCAGCGAGGGTGGCAAGCTGAAGGTGATTGGCGATCTAACGCTTGGCGGTGTGACGAAGAGCACGACGCTTGAGGTGGATGGACCGTCGGCTCCGCAGCCTGGTCAGAACGGCAAGGTAGTAACCGGACTCTCCGTGACGGGGCAGATCAAGCGGAGCGACTTCGGCTTCGGACAGAAGTTCACCGCACCGGTGCTTGGCGATGATGTCCAGTTTACGATCGACGTAGAAGCGGGTAAGTAA
- a CDS encoding MarR family winged helix-turn-helix transcriptional regulator has translation MKEKEIPDARLWLVMTRAHAAIVPYLERSITEYGLCFSKFMILEVLLHKGPLPISTIGEKVSLASASMTSAIDGLEKLGFVVRKDSKEDRRARLVSLTPQGRRLITKLFARHEKDLEFLMKSFSEEQRTMMYEGLRTMGHLAKDAGNPPEKKQVA, from the coding sequence ATGAAGGAAAAGGAAATCCCGGATGCTCGCCTGTGGCTCGTGATGACCCGGGCTCACGCGGCGATCGTCCCGTATCTCGAGCGCTCAATCACGGAGTATGGGCTCTGTTTCAGCAAATTCATGATACTCGAGGTTCTGCTGCACAAGGGGCCGCTGCCGATTTCCACGATCGGGGAGAAGGTGTCGCTTGCAAGTGCTTCGATGACGTCGGCGATCGATGGGCTGGAGAAGCTTGGGTTCGTGGTGCGCAAGGACAGCAAGGAAGACAGGCGGGCTCGGCTGGTGTCTCTGACGCCGCAGGGACGCAGGTTGATCACGAAGCTGTTCGCTCGTCATGAGAAGGATCTTGAGTTTCTGATGAAGAGCTTTTCCGAAGAGCAGCGGACCATGATGTATGAGGGGCTGAGGACGATGGGGCATCTTGCGAAAGATGCCGGGAACCCTCCGGAGAAGAAACAGGTTGCTTAG
- a CDS encoding aspartate aminotransferase family protein has protein sequence MSPNEMMLEKSETLTSEQIVELTRKHNYGTWRFQKGWNPMHIVDAEGCYIVDGKGKRYLDFSAQLMCSNLGHKNQVVIDAIAKQAQQLSYAMPGYATEVRAELSKLLVEVLPAGLSKFFFTTSGTEANEAAFKIARMYTGKTKIIARYRSYHGSTTGSIAATGDPRRWAMEPGGKGPGVIFGPEVNCYKCPIRHTYPGCGIACADYLEHMIRNESDVAAVLIEPVVGTNGVLVPPDEYMPKLRKICDEYGVLLIADEVMSGWGRTGEWFAMNHWGVVPDILTTAKGITGAYVPLGLCATSGKIADFFEDHYFAHGHTYEAHPMTLAPAVAAIREMQRMDLVARAKGLEPYLRGKLEELKAKHPSVGDVRGKGLFWAVDLVKNRTTKEPFGTYSDKVAGRPLLVDQIAGKILADGVTIQAWVSHFIIAPPLIITKVQIDFGIDALDRHLSIADALVEGG, from the coding sequence ATGAGCCCGAACGAGATGATGTTGGAGAAGAGCGAAACGTTGACGAGTGAGCAGATCGTCGAGCTGACGCGGAAGCATAACTACGGTACGTGGCGGTTCCAGAAGGGTTGGAACCCGATGCATATCGTCGACGCGGAAGGGTGCTACATCGTCGATGGGAAGGGCAAGCGGTATCTCGATTTTTCCGCGCAGTTGATGTGCTCGAACCTGGGGCATAAGAACCAGGTGGTGATCGATGCGATCGCGAAGCAGGCGCAGCAGTTGAGCTATGCAATGCCTGGATATGCGACGGAGGTGCGGGCCGAGTTATCCAAGCTGCTGGTGGAGGTGCTGCCGGCAGGGTTGAGCAAGTTCTTCTTTACGACCTCGGGGACGGAGGCCAATGAAGCCGCGTTCAAGATCGCCCGGATGTATACGGGGAAGACGAAGATCATTGCGCGGTACAGGTCGTACCATGGGTCGACGACGGGATCGATTGCGGCTACGGGGGATCCTCGCCGATGGGCGATGGAGCCTGGGGGAAAAGGGCCGGGAGTGATCTTCGGGCCTGAAGTTAACTGCTATAAGTGTCCGATTAGGCACACATATCCCGGTTGCGGGATTGCGTGTGCGGACTATCTCGAGCACATGATCCGGAACGAGTCGGATGTGGCGGCTGTGCTTATTGAGCCGGTGGTTGGGACGAACGGCGTGCTTGTCCCGCCGGATGAGTACATGCCGAAGCTGCGGAAGATCTGCGATGAGTATGGCGTGTTGCTGATCGCGGATGAGGTGATGAGTGGATGGGGCAGAACGGGCGAGTGGTTCGCGATGAATCACTGGGGTGTGGTGCCGGACATTCTTACGACGGCAAAAGGCATCACGGGGGCTTATGTGCCGCTTGGGCTATGCGCTACGAGTGGAAAGATCGCGGATTTCTTTGAGGACCATTACTTCGCACATGGGCATACCTATGAGGCGCATCCGATGACGCTGGCGCCTGCAGTAGCTGCGATTAGAGAGATGCAGAGGATGGATCTGGTGGCGCGGGCGAAGGGGCTTGAGCCTTATCTGCGGGGTAAGCTCGAGGAGCTAAAGGCGAAGCATCCCAGCGTGGGGGATGTGCGGGGCAAGGGGCTTTTCTGGGCTGTCGATCTTGTCAAGAATCGGACGACGAAGGAGCCGTTTGGGACTTACTCGGACAAGGTCGCGGGACGGCCACTTCTTGTCGATCAGATTGCGGGGAAGATCCTAGCGGACGGAGTGACGATCCAAGCGTGGGTGTCGCACTTCATCATTGCGCCGCCGCTCATCATCACGAAGGTACAGATTGATTTTGGGATAGACGCGCTGGATCGGCATCTCTCGATCGCGGATGCCTTGGTTGAGGGGGGATGA
- a CDS encoding acetate/propionate family kinase: MHILVVNSGSSSIKFSMFETSSREPQTLYDGEISGIGTPAAHLAIHGIDHPVPSDPSAADPIAATRIILDTVSAPRMPPVEAVGYRVVHPGPKLSDHQKITPEVLHDLAEAVSFAPLHDPAVLDVIREGQKHFPEVSHYACFDTVFHLTMPEEATTYPIPKSYRDQGVRRYGFHGLSCESIVRQLRASNLPFPKRMVICHLGSGCSVTALIDGQSVDTSMGLTPTGGVVMGTRPGDLDPGLLLYLLRQQQGDRESATAAVEKLLNHDAGMIALTSMPNDVKAIREASAKGNKEATLALKVFTRSLTKAIGGFSWLLGGLDAIVFAGGIGEHDPLTRYETLACLEPLGVAINSALNQQKTNGVRAISASDCRTTVFVIPAQEDLTIAMHVDRLARSNQ, from the coding sequence ATGCACATACTGGTCGTAAACAGCGGATCGTCCTCGATCAAGTTCTCGATGTTCGAAACCTCGAGCCGCGAGCCGCAAACACTCTATGACGGTGAGATCAGCGGCATTGGCACACCGGCGGCCCACCTCGCCATCCACGGTATCGATCACCCTGTACCCTCGGACCCTAGCGCCGCCGATCCAATCGCCGCCACCCGCATCATCCTCGACACTGTATCCGCCCCTCGCATGCCCCCGGTCGAAGCCGTAGGCTATCGGGTCGTCCACCCCGGCCCCAAACTCAGCGACCACCAGAAGATAACCCCGGAGGTCCTCCACGACCTCGCGGAGGCAGTCTCCTTCGCGCCACTCCACGACCCCGCCGTCCTCGACGTCATCCGCGAGGGCCAGAAGCACTTCCCCGAAGTCTCCCACTACGCGTGCTTCGACACCGTCTTTCACCTCACCATGCCCGAGGAAGCAACCACATACCCCATCCCAAAGTCCTATCGCGATCAAGGTGTCCGCCGCTACGGCTTCCACGGCCTGAGCTGCGAGTCCATCGTCCGCCAGCTCCGCGCCTCGAATCTTCCCTTCCCAAAGCGCATGGTCATCTGTCATCTCGGCAGCGGATGCAGCGTCACCGCCCTCATAGACGGCCAGTCCGTCGACACTTCCATGGGCCTCACACCCACCGGGGGCGTCGTCATGGGAACCCGTCCCGGCGACCTTGATCCCGGCCTCCTCCTCTATCTCCTCCGTCAGCAACAGGGAGACCGCGAATCCGCAACCGCCGCAGTTGAAAAGCTTCTCAATCACGACGCCGGAATGATCGCCCTCACCAGCATGCCCAACGACGTAAAAGCCATCCGTGAGGCTTCGGCGAAGGGCAACAAAGAAGCCACCCTCGCCCTGAAGGTCTTTACCCGAAGCCTCACCAAAGCCATCGGCGGCTTCTCCTGGCTCTTAGGTGGTCTAGACGCCATCGTCTTCGCCGGAGGCATCGGAGAACACGACCCACTCACCCGCTACGAAACTCTCGCCTGCCTTGAGCCCCTAGGGGTTGCCATCAATTCTGCATTAAATCAGCAGAAAACGAATGGCGTGCGCGCCATCAGCGCATCAGACTGTAGGACAACCGTTTTTGTCATTCCGGCACAGGAAGATCTCACGATCGCCATGCACGTCGATCGCCTGGCCCGTTCCAACCAGTAA